The Astyanax mexicanus isolate ESR-SI-001 chromosome 14, AstMex3_surface, whole genome shotgun sequence genome window below encodes:
- the id3 gene encoding DNA-binding protein inhibitor ID-3, whose amino-acid sequence MKAISPVRAVRGCYEAVCCVSEQSLSISRSRSPAELSDMNDCYSRLKELVPSIPQDRSVSQVEILQHVIDYIFDLQIALEDEADRVQNSADVLRALQSSEISFPKEDAALCH is encoded by the exons ATGAAGGCTATCAGTCCGGTCCGCGCCGTCAGAGGCTGTTACGAGGCGGTTTGCTGCGTTTCCGAGCAGAGCCTGTCCATCAGCCGCAGCCGGAGCCCGGCGGAGCTGTCCGACATGAACGACTGCTACTCCAGGCTGAAGGAGCTGGTGCCCAGCATCCCGCAGGACCGGTCGGTCAGTCAGGTGGAGATCCTCCAGCATGTGATCGACTATATCTTCGACCTACAGATCGCGCTGGAGGACGAGGCGGACCGGGTCCAGAACTCGGCGGACGTGCTGAGAGCGCTGCAG AGCTCAGAAATCTCATTCCCCAAAGAAGATGCAGCTCTCTGTCACTAA